AATAAAGaatttttccaaaaaaaatcaaggaaaggagGAATCACGTGAAGTTATGTAGGCCCTGCTAATTGAacccttggtggctgagcacttgtggggCCATCTGTTTCTAAACACAATTTACACAACAAAACATCAATGTCCATTATATACTTCTGACACCTTTTTTGACTGGCTAAGCTGAGAATCCAGACATTATTTATCAACATTAACCATAATTATAACCTGACAGCATCACAGTTTCAAgctctgtatttatataaaactTTTGATGCTTTAACAACCCTATGAAAAAGGTTTGGCAATTGCATGGTTGAGTTTAGGATTCATAGTGAACTACAGACTGGATGTTATTAGTGATTTCACCATTCTGCACTGAATATGGAATTGAATAGAGCTAGTGAAGAGATTCCAAAACTAATGTATGATGAGATTTCAATAATATGTAAAGATCGGGCATGAaaattcttcattttattttttatagaccAACAATATCTCAAAAGCTGTAAGGCTTTAGGAACTGTACCACTGATGCCCTTTTTTCATTACCTGACAGAATCCAACTAAGAGAAAAGTTAGTTATTTTCATGGTCGAAGGATGCACTTGTTAAGTTCTTCATATAATATTTTCAACAATACCATTGTTTTCATGATATTTAGAGGAGATTGAACCTACTCATACTGACCTGCTCTTATTCATTAAAAGACCCTCATTACTGATTTTACTTACatgtttacttctttttttattgagaTCCCTCTGAGATAGATCTAAATCCTGCAACAGTAATTAAAGTGgacatttgattttgatttttatttgcaaTACTttttatgtactgtatgtatgtaggaggaaaaggagtagtatGTTAAATATGATAAGTTTAATTCCAGTAAAATATGGTCTCCTTGAAAAGATTAAGACTGTGCATTGAACTCTGTTCATGCCCtttgaagaaaaagcaaaaacaaaagtaaaatcaTAATGAAAGTTGATGGCTGGAGTTGAAAGACAAGTCTGTTTTATTTTCCAATACTTGGTATCATACAATACCGTCAGTTAACAAATGGTTTTaatatgataattgataatttataattaattttataattaaattttaattccttttgttacaatggatactgAACAGTATTGATTATATCCCTAGGAAGTCTCTATAACATAACAAATTTAAAGTTCAGGAAAATCACAGGAAGCCATAAAGATATTAAATCAAGTTAAAACATTTATGTTCATCCACATTTTTTCTTCAAGCAGCATACTTTACTTCTTTATTTGGTTATCATCTTTTATCCATtcactctctttttgtcttttattttttctgtttctccctcatgCATTCATTCACTTTTCCccacattcatttatccattctctctctactttttttccttgcatttttcattctctcttttttctgtttctctccctctttcataccTGTTCATCACTTACTTTTTCTCCCATCCagagtctatctgtctgtctgtcatcacTGGATCATACTTACAGGATTCCACTCTAAACATGCTCTGTTGCACCTCAGCCTCTTCCACTATATATCATTGTATGTAAATCAAATGTTGTCTGAAAAACAAAAGTAGATCAGATGAAACATTAAATTCTGCATCAATCATAGAGCAGCAGCAGCCAATCATCTATTCCTATGTAAATGTGTGAGAAATAAAAGTTGGACTGACCATCACCTTTAAGAAAAGAATTCAAATTTATAGTAGTACAATGTAGGTCCATGCCAACATTTACACCACAGACACTTTTGACATTCCTGGCAAAATTAGTCGTTCACTATTGCTAATGTACTGCATATATTAAAAAGGTTGTCATAATGGTTTTGTATCACGTATTACCCCTGTACAAATAAGTACTTAAATACTGAAATTAAATTTGACAGATATTCATAAGTTTAGACAAAAATCTCATCAAGTTTCTATGAAGCCTTACTTTTTATTGGAAAGCCAGTACGTCGTATCAaaaattccttctttcctccatgcATTCTACTTGCAGTAAGGGATGTGTAGTGTTGGATTTCATCATCATGGAAGACTTTGATATATGTCCAATGATGAGAATTACCAACTTCACTTGATGGTTAATATTCAATATAGTAAAAGACTGGCAAATTTCAAAAATACATTACCACAGTATATGATCAGTCTTCCTCAGAAACAAAGAAATTATTGATAATTGTAGTTTTTATCCACAGTGCCTATAAGCCTTAGCTGAGCTATATTTCAGGAAAACAACTTCTGCTGGCCATAGTACCAGGGGCTTCCACAGAATGCTTGTCTTCTGCATGGATTCTCACacctttcatttttatctattcccTCATCTGTGTTGCAGGAGTTTGACtgatatatatgcaacaggaacaacgaagggaaggacaataaaacacacgaatatgctgaaggccttttcgctaatgctttgtCATAGGCTtttagcatattcgtgtgttttcttgtccttcccttcatttttcctgttgcaatctgtttatcatgaattccacactgatatatatatattactgtcttCTGTGTATGGAGGCTGATCCATATATTTCTACATTTTTTATAATTGCCTACTTGAGCAGGGTACAGCCTTACAAAATTCAAAATACCCctcatatttgcacatatatctaaaaaaaaaatttacaagCCAAAGTCGTGAATAATCACTGCTCCTGCACTCATAATTTCATGCCACAGAGGATGACCATATCGCACACATTGATGTCAGAAGGCTAGTTAAGTGGTGTTGCACAAGTGTGATTCCTTACATCTGGTTCATTTATAAGTGTTACATGTGTCACTATTCTGAAGATAAAAAATGGAGGTGAAAGTTATTTACTTAGTCTTTTGCATTTTCTGCAGAGTTGATATATTACAAATTTTTAGTattttgtgtataaataaaaaaggtaaatatagaTGAATCAATAAATGATTCTTAGCTACAAGGTGTCTCcacattaataaagaaataatttagAGAAGAGTGAACTCAGAGGTAGAAAATTACAATGACATATGTGCCAAAAGTCTGTCATAACTCCTCTGCTGTGCATCATCCATCCATGCATCTTTATAGAGATATCTGAATTATCTCTCCACACCTCAGCATAAAATTTCCTACATGTGTCCCAGTTTTAAAGTTTGCTTTAAATGAAATAATGTTTTGCTTTGTATGCAAGGTATAATAAAATTAAACATGTACTTACAAAATACTTTATTTGGCTTAACAAATTTTATGAAGAATATTCATCCGTGGTAAAACATTCTGTAAAAAATACTCATCTAAAAAAGATTCATGTGAACATTCCAAATGTTGAAAGATGCTTTACATTCTTTTTTTGAATGATTATTATACATGAGCATTGTCAAGTCATGCTTGGATATGATGACTAGAGTATATGATACTTCTCTGCAGAGTACTGTATGTCAGAGATCTGTTAATACAAAAAATATCAGTACAATAGCACAGAACCAAGGTAGTGAAATATTAGGAAGACCTAATACCCATTAATACCAGCATAAATCACAGATCTTGCATTATATTGCAACAAAACAGTCATCCAGGGAAAATATTTGATACCTTAAAAAAGATGACACCATTAACAACTGGCTGACTAATTAGTGAAAATTATAACACTAGTAACTGACTGACTACATGAAATCAACTATGCCAATACCTCTTACTAAAAGCAGCCTACTAATGACACTATTCAATCAATGATCTGATACTGTATGATACAGTATAGTTATTACTTATCCTGCGATTGCCAAAATCAGTgattaaaacataataaaagtTAATAAACATGCTTTAAATGCATTATCACCTGTTGGCTCTGTGACCCTAAAACTCCCAgggttttttttctgaaatgaaGATATGTTGAACACCATGCCCAGAAAATATTTTTTCAATATTAGTTTACGATATGTAAATTATTAATAAATGAGTCTCAAAGTTTATATGGATGTAACTTAAAAGATTGAACATTTCAACTATGATGTGGAAGATGTGTGGGGATGGAAATTTAACAATTGTATGTATAgtctgtaatgattattatattcattacataccataactctttcataaaaaaaaaaaaaaaaaaaataaacatacatacatttccgtGTTCAATGCATTTTGAAAACCTAAAAATTGTGCATTCTACTTTCAGTGAACATTAATACCATCCATCAGTCAAAATAAACATTATACAGAGAAATGCTATGAAAAATTAATATACACACTAGCCAACCCTTACCTCACTTGATAGGGACAGAAAACaatgatagataaacatatgagaAATGATTCTTTAATTGGTAGATTCATACTTTGTATTTAAAATTACAAGATTAAAAGtcattaaaataaaatgaaaataaaaaatgcattCTTTTCAAAATCCCAAATGAATTAAATTCACTATACACAGCACATCttcaagaatgaaaagaaaacatcaTATGCTGTTTAGATCTAAAACTTATTGATACAGAATATACACATCATATGGAAATTGAACATATAAAAGCTTTTAAACCACTATAATAATAAAGTGAGCAGTTATTTTATGAACTTTCCATTATCAACCTTAAAGaacaaggagggtgggggtgggggtggggtaatgCAGACCTGGGATATGTAACTCAGACATTTAATAATATCCAAGACTTATCACAGTACACATTAGACTCTGAATGAGGAATGTGCTTAATTCAAGATTTCCCTAATATAGAAAAATTCTCCATTACCGATTAGGATATCTTCCCTGTCTTAAATCATTTTTTGTACTTTGGCAATTTCTCAAGATTCCAATTTATGATGACATCTACTGTGCTGAAATGGAGAAAATAATGGTCAATCCTAAAATCTGTATTGACTGCTTGCCTCTGAGGACGATTCCACAGTGATGTGGCGATAAGCTGGAATTTCACTTTGCCTGATCCACTCAGCATGATAGATGCTGGGGCAGACAGGGGTAACCTCTTATTTTAAGCCAGAACACCGGCTTAGGAAGGGTTACTATTCCGGGAGGATTTTGGGTGATCTCATGATTAGAGTAAATAATGACATGAGAGGGGGATTCGTGTGACCACATCATAATAAAAATCTAGGTTTTAATGCATTAAAAATATGAATGCTTgataaaatcacaaaatatattctttaaaacaatattaattaaaggtatataataataattctgtaCTTGCAgagctattcttattattttcttttcatgacAATATAGAATCTATTCCAACATGACTGTAGATGCCCTTAACATGATCATCTTATGAAATACTTGAAAATGACACATAAATATCAAAATGAAGATCACTCAAGGATGACTCTTAAAAAATGTCTTCTGAATTCTAAAATATATTAATTGTGACCTAAAAAAAGAATTGACAGAAAGAACTACAGCTCGTTCTTCCTCGTCTTGCTTCTGTcccctttctgcttctttttatcttccgcTTTCTCCTTGGCTTGTTCTTCAGCAGTGATGTCTTCACCATAAGGTTCAGAAAGACACTTCTTTTCTTTAAGGGTCTTTTTACAAACAGTTGACTGGAGAGATTTAGTCTGATCGCCAAAATACCAACTACTTATAGCATCCTCGTGATCTTCAATAAACTGTTCACACTGTAAAAGACATTTGAAAGATTAATCAATATTGATGATAGGGTGAAATAAAATATCAGAAAATTGCTATTTCCTCAAAAACCAATCACTGTAAAAAATCAACTTCGAtgtgttttattaatttttgtaCTTTGGTAATTTCAGGATTCTATCAAAAATACATTGCCATACTATATGCTGAACTGTgtggagaaaataaaaatgtgtttTCACTTTTCAAGAAATTTTCACTTCAAGAAATTATGAGCTAAATCTTTACAGGAAGTGACAGAACACATTAATCTTAAAATTACTTTTACTACAGACTGATTAAAAAAGTAAGAGTAAATACCTGTTAACTAATAAATTAAATGGTATCTTTGAtgcagaattaaaagaaaattctGAACATACATAAACCTTATGGCATAAAATCTATCTAAGCAGCAAACTGGTGGACAAAGTTTGGGTTGGCCAGAGTGAATTAGTGTGTGCCACAAGCTGGGCTCCTGATGCAGGAACTGGGTTCATATAATAATTAGGTGTCACCTTGTATCAGAAATTTATTTTTTGCCATGATGGGAAAGAATGTCACATGACATGAATACATGAATGATATCTGGGCATTTCCAAGAACATTAAAAAATTTACATTGCAAGATTCAAAGAGTGCAAACAAGAAGCTAAgttaaagataacaatagcaatagcttATTAGAATTCATGGGATTCTGTAACTGCTATTGGCAACACTAGCCCTAAACATTAtcctgaaaaaatacaaaagctaaagaatgatgataaggccCAGCAAAAGATTAAGGCTGAACGATTTCTGGCCTTTGCATTTATAGTATAAACCAACTACACACTCTGAGCAGTGATCAGAAGaaactatttcattttcttcttgacTTCAGTGCTTAACATgctttatcaattatcattaaaaagaatATTGGAAGAAATTCAGAGGAAATATCTATGACATAATGACTGAAGTTTGTAGtgcatctttatctttctatattctatcttgtttatttgttatcatcagtaaTTTGAAGTACCTATATCTTCACTATATTGTTGTATTTTCCCTAGATTAAAAGGCACAATACTGTTTTCAAAAATATTAACCAATATATCAAACTTTCAAAAAGTGGTATCTGCCAATGTTTCTTATTAAATTCTTTTGATTCCATAAGTATCAAAATTTCGTCTTCAAAGTAATTTCCTTCGTGTTTAGCGTTTCTTTTTCCCATAAGTGTCTTTATTTCACATGCAATTGTCTAGATCTGTTATATTTTCACCTCAAGGCTGATAATACACCACAGGGATTTAATGTATGAatacaaatcaaaatcaaaatatataaacatcttgTTCTGGTGTCTGCAATACATATCACATAACTTGGTATAATTATAAGATAATTGGAGTATGGAATGAAATACAAATGAGTGTATGGCATGGGTAAGGTATGGTAGGTCATAAGCCTACCTGAGTCTTAAGATGAGTCACTTCGGCAGATGGTTCATCCCATAACTCCATTGGGATACCGAGGTCAACCTTCACCCCCTTATTGCTGAAAATATAAGATAATGGTGAAgaaaactgcaataataataaaaaatttttttttgaataATGAAATCCTTTTTATAAaggataacacacacatacacaaacatatatatatatatatatatatatatatatatatatatatatatatatatatatatatatatatttatatatatatgttcacatgccTTGCTTTAAACCAGGGGTTTCCAACctgagcaatatgaaaattttgaCATCATATTAGATTGAATTTTATCTCAACTACAGCATGTACATATAGGTATCTCTTACATATCATTAAATTGGATTCTTTCCAAAAAATGTTCTTGCCCTATAGCTATTGACACcaattacactattcataactactaataactgaatctgaaaagatggaaGTCGCTGAATGGGGCCACTGAGACTATTATATATTGGTTGGGGGCCACACAAGGAAAAAACTTGGGTACCACTGCTGTTATCATACTTGCAGGAAATGTACTCCAGTACTATAACACTTAATAAAGAGCTGCATTTCTTGGCTTCTTAGGATTTTTATAGTAAAAGCACTTTTAGTTTTTAACACTGTTTGTAGTTTGATATAAGAGCACTGTTTTGTGGAACATGTACTTAAAATGTACTCATCATTTACAAAATAATACTAATCTTATGCTTAATTCACATAACCTTAGAATAAAATTCTGTAATTCAAAATAAAACATCATAAGATCATCTATGTAAGGGGTGGTTCAACATTTTCAACATATTCACAAGTATCCAAAGAACACTCTTTTTGCtgacatcccctctcccccttaaaaGCATACCTGTGAAAATGTTGATGACCGACATGATCTGACATCGACATTTTCACAGAATTTGATATTTGCAAGCGGGTTCAACCCTCTTCCCCCTAGCGTGTGTTTTGTATCCTCGTGGAAATGTTGAAAAATTTGAACTACCCCTAACACCCTTTAAAGTGGATGACTAATCTGCCAAATAAAGATTTCAGCCCATATTGCAAAGTTACATATTCCAAAACAACCGAAACAAATATATGAGGGTAAAAAATATTCAACTTGTTACTCAGAACAAATTTCAAGGGAAGACAAGTTACCCCCATTCATATTACTTATTATAAAACAGAATACGAACATTAAACACTACAGATAAGTATCAACATACCTATTGCACCATATATCACAGGAGTAAAATTTTGAATATCATCAAAAACAATAAGGTATATAAGCTTCAGCATTTCTATTTTTCATGgccattataaatataaacaataaattgttattttccttcaacATTTCATTTAGCAGTTTGGGTTCATAATAGCACTCAGCTGGCTGGTTTACTGGAATCTTAaatcacaagagagagagagataacacagaTACCTTTGACAGTACATTGACTCTTAGACAAAACTACAGAGagcagaggagacagagagaatggttACTTAAATTCTCATGGACACGTATGTAAATTTGGCAttttattgagaaagagagagtgatagcaccaagaaagagagaaagagaaataaataaaagagagagagagagagagggagagggagtaagggagagagagggagacagagagagagagagagagagagagagagaaagagagagagagagagagagagagagagagagagagagagagacagagagagagagagagagagagagagagagagagagagagagggagggagagggagagggagagggagagggagaaggagaaggagaggagagagggagagagagagagagagagagagagagagagagagagagagagagagagagagagagagagagagagagagagagagagagagagagagagagagagagagaaagagagagagagagagagagagagagagagagagacagagagagagagagaggaagagagagagagagagagagagagagagagagagagagagagagagagagagagagagagagagagagagagagagagagaaagagagaaagaaagaaagaaagagagagagagagagagagagagagagagagagagagagagagagaagagagagagagagagagaaagagagagaaagagagaaagagaagagaaagagaagaaagagaaaaagaaagagagagagaaagagagagagagagagagagagagagagagaaagagagagagagagaaagagagagagagagagagagagagagagagagagagagagagagagagagagagagagagagagagagagagagagagagagagagagagagagagagagagagaaaaaaaattagcatTTTGTCTCCTGCTCCCTGAAATAAGTATGCCTATACCGTGTGTATACCTACATGCGATAAGTATAAATCTTACACAGTCTCTCTGGCCACCTGTAGTCGCAACATATTAATCCTAAAAACAAGAAAGTATGTCTATCAACCACTCACACAAGGTTATGTAGCGTCTGGAAGGTCTGACTCATCTTCTTGGCCCAACGGGTGGAGTCCTCCCGCTCCTTGTGGATGCGGTAATCTAACATCCCCGAACAGACTTCTTCCAGGGTTTCTACTAGTCGCAACTCTCTGTAGGGGAAACAAGCTAATTAGATATTAAATATATTGGCTCCCTTGTGAAAAATTTGAAAAATACAACCCGTCACTTGCATTTTCTGTGCACCTATAGACTGTGTTTTTGGACGTTGCATAAAAGTAatcgattttttctttattgtcctgCTAAAAGAATCCGGTGATCAAAAGGTGGACAGATGGTGAATTTTCTCCAGGTGCAGGCTTCTTTTGAACActctgatatatatgcatatataaatatacatatttatgcacatgaatacatacatacattatatatgtatatatatatatatatatatatatatatatatatatatatatatatatatatatatatatatatatatttacacacacgcacacacacaatatatatacatatacacatatacatgtaaatacaaatatgtacatacacacatgttcatatacatacacattcctatatatatacatatacacttgttTGAACCAGATAATGTGTCCTGTGCATTCATCATTGGCAGTGCATTCTATTTGTCCTTTGAGTTGCCTCATCAGGAAACTAGGAATACTCATTAAAAAGGATATTGGTATTTGTaataaatcaaaatgaacagTACCAGACATGAGTCTCTTTCCTATCCATTATCAAATGTGAATCACATCCACAACTATGATTTGCAAGTTGTTTCCCACGACTCTTCTTATACTCACGATTTATTGTATTTGGTCTTCTTCTTGGACGCATCTATGTTATATCCCGTCTCAATGACACCTGATGAGTCCTTTGATTGCAACTTTTCCCCAAGCTCCTTCATCACCAGCTTACACactacaaaaggaaaaagaatgtcTCTCTCTTAAATTCCTGTCTAAAGGACATAAGAACTCTTATAAAAATAAATCTTTTTCTTAAGCCTATCTCTGTCTATACACAGctgaaaataattttttttattaagcctctctctctatctatacacagttgaatcataaaaaaacattctGACCAAAAACTGACCtacacaaataatataaaaatcagCAAAAGTCACATCAGCAATACTTGGGACAGCCCTTCCCTGCACACCTGCACCCAGCCACACCCTGTCCCTCTTGTGCTTAATTACataatgttttttcttattccttcttattcAGTTAGTTTGTCTGTTGGTATCTTTGTTGCAATAAAATTTATTCTAAATGATATGATCAGTTTTGTAACATGGTGTGATATTGCTAACCATTAAGGAATTTATGGAGTGATGCAAATGATAATTTAATCATaaatattttagtttatttttgtatAACTCCTGAGTTctctcattacatatatatatatatatatatatatatatatatatatatatatatatatatatatatatatatatatatatatatatatatatatatatatatatacatatatagaaaaaactaATGCAATGctcataataaatatacaaacacaagacCACAATTTCCAATGAAAATCTGCACATCTATGCACATTTGTATGTGATGTTTCTTATCATGCATATAATCTGACAGACAGAGGGGTAATCTATTAGTTTCACACAGCCATCCAATCTTGCAATAATTATTACTTCTTtcaattatcaatgctgtaatatatatgaatctcttgttattttccattgctaaggatatatataaaaatattgataaagtttACGAAGTGACCTTACCCCTCTGAGATGAAGTCCCTATTACTCCAGCCATTCCAAGGAAATCCACAAACATAGCAATATGACCCCCATCTTATCACAATATTTTCCTCTTCAGGGGCTCTACCCCTGGCTCCCTACCTAATCGCAGTGGACTTACTCTCTGTGTGGCATTTTACCCTGAACTACTTGGCTGTGGGAAACTGAAACTAAATTGAGGTTCTAAAACTTCTTAGGAATTTATTCTCAAATATGGAACATACAGTAAAAGTTTGTTGTCCACTGCTGGAGCGTGAGCGTGAAACCCGGAGGTAACAGCATTAATGAATGTGGGTGTATTTTGAATAACTAGCAATAGATCTTTACTTCAAGTctattgagaaagaaaaaaagaagaaatagaagaataaaaattaaaaagctCATAGCAGCCCTTACTCATCAACTTGGATGCatctaatttcttttctctccctctgccaagACATCAAAGAGGGGGAAATCCATTAACCTTGATGCTGTCATTACCATGATCCTCACACGAGTCAATGATCCCTGTAGCTTTAACTCAGTCTTATTGCCGGTGTAATACAAGTAATGAAGTCATTTCCTGGTGTGTCATCATCTATGGTCAATGGCAGTTTTAAAAATGTACAGTAAGGCTATTTACTTTGGAAGAACGTGGTCaacattatgcatatacatatattgtaacgAAGTCACTGAAGTACATGTTATACATGATAAATAAGCCTATACTTCTCAATTCAGGAATACACCCCCAGCTGTTTCCTGAAGTCTTATGTGATTGCCGAATCCAGTAATATTCTCTGTACCTCAGGATTATATATACAGACTAGTGTCAAATGACTACCTCAGTTTCAACATCCTTGCTGCTTCTGCAAAGGCCAGCAATTCTCCACTGCTCATACTGTGGCAAGATATGACTGATTCCTTATTCtaatagaccgattcggtaacgcctagcaacgagcacttggtgaaaacaaaccctcgatCGTTTGAAAAGTCAATGCGCTTTGCTTACAAAGTAGCTGAATTTTTCTGAAAATTTCGTTTCTGTGCGTGAAAATGCCAAGGAactgtgttgttgttggttgttcaAACCAAAACataatgggaaagaaaggtttaacccTTCAACCACCTCCTCAGATCTGaaaaagaaacctgaataatgAGAGCGATGAGTAGAcctacaggccatgaaacgcaTGGTGACGCTTGATGCgagtgcttgggcgcctggtggaaaatgtttacatctgcCCAGAACAATTGTTCAAACCAAAacataatggaaagaaaaagttTAACCCTTCATATATCCCCAGATCACgaaagaaacctgaataatggaagcgATAGGTAGGCCCTACAGGCCATGAAGCATATGAGCAGCTGATCACATTGCTTGAAGTAAgcctggtggaaaatgtttacatctgcCCAGAACAATTTATTGATTgatctacatattaatatattacaccttttcaagttccagagacagataattactttcaaactcttgtctatctacactacctatcaaggccaaacaagatTAACATTGTtgacattaggttttggcagttGTCATATATTCTATAAAGCATAAAAgcaattctattattttcattttactccttttttgtaataaattgatttatcataatttatatttacaggcaaaccatccctgcatccacttcacccagactttatcccaagtgcCTTCAAGCACTGTACATTAAATGAAAACAAGGCA
The sequence above is a segment of the Penaeus vannamei isolate JL-2024 chromosome 31, ASM4276789v1, whole genome shotgun sequence genome. Coding sequences within it:
- the CNPYb gene encoding protein canopy homolog 4, which encodes MGLKSCVFLLVVVLGLSQGGTNIEEDQYGVRYATDCEVCKLVMKELGEKLQSKDSSGVIETGYNIDASKKKTKYNKSELRLVETLEEVCSGMLDYRIHKEREDSTRWAKKMSQTFQTLHNLVNKGVKVDLGIPMELWDEPSAEVTHLKTQCEQFIEDHEDAISSWYFGDQTKSLQSTVCKKTLKEKKCLSEPYGEDITAEEQAKEKAEDKKKQKGDRSKTRKNEL